The Paraburkholderia bonniea genome includes a window with the following:
- a CDS encoding glutathione binding-like protein — MIDVYSWATPNGQKVHIMLEETGLPYQVHPINIGAGDQFKPEFLAISPNNKIPAIVDSEGPARPDGKPFSLFESGAILIYLAEKTGQFLPSNPAARYATLQWLMFQMGGLGPMLGQAHHFRLYAPEKIEYAINRYSNESRRLYGVMDAQLSKNRYLAGEAYTIADIAAFPWTRSWLNQGIDLEEFPHVQRWHNEIASRPAVQRGVEVLASAHQPLAGEKEKEVLYGATQYAKR; from the coding sequence ATGATCGACGTTTATAGCTGGGCCACACCAAACGGTCAGAAGGTTCACATCATGCTGGAGGAAACTGGCCTGCCCTACCAGGTACACCCTATCAATATCGGCGCTGGCGATCAGTTCAAACCTGAATTCCTTGCCATTAGCCCGAACAATAAAATCCCTGCCATCGTAGATTCCGAAGGGCCCGCACGACCTGACGGCAAGCCATTCTCGCTATTCGAGTCGGGCGCGATTTTGATTTATCTGGCCGAAAAAACCGGGCAATTTTTACCATCTAATCCGGCCGCTCGTTACGCCACACTGCAATGGCTGATGTTTCAGATGGGCGGCCTCGGGCCAATGCTGGGGCAAGCTCACCATTTCCGCCTGTATGCCCCTGAAAAGATTGAATACGCGATCAACCGTTATTCGAATGAATCCCGCCGTCTGTACGGTGTGATGGATGCGCAACTCAGCAAAAACCGCTATCTGGCTGGCGAGGCGTACACCATCGCCGATATCGCAGCGTTTCCGTGGACACGGTCGTGGCTCAATCAAGGAATTGATCTGGAAGAGTTTCCACATGTGCAGCGCTGGCACAACGAGATCGCAAGCCGCCCAGCGGTACAACGTGGAGTTGAGGTGCTGGCTTCGGCGCATCAGCCGCTAGCAGGGGAGAAAGAAAAGGAAGTGCTGTATGGCGCGACGCAATACGCTAAACGTTAA
- a CDS encoding MaoC family dehydratase: MGMSFEDMVVGSTVEIGEHTFTRDEIVAFATQFDPQPFHLDEAAAERSMFGKLAASGWHTCSVMMGLLVRHALAGSTSLGSPGIDDIRWLKPVYVGDTIRMTNTVLDKRVSSSKPDRGIVSTQWEGINQHGETVITVRSKALFGLRHPGAASA; the protein is encoded by the coding sequence ATGGGCATGAGCTTTGAAGATATGGTGGTGGGCTCGACCGTTGAGATTGGCGAGCATACGTTTACGCGTGATGAGATCGTCGCGTTTGCCACGCAGTTTGATCCTCAGCCGTTTCATCTAGATGAAGCAGCGGCTGAGCGTTCGATGTTTGGCAAGCTGGCAGCGAGCGGCTGGCACACATGCTCAGTGATGATGGGCCTGCTGGTGCGCCATGCGCTGGCTGGTTCCACCTCGCTGGGCTCACCAGGGATAGACGATATTCGCTGGCTTAAACCGGTGTATGTAGGCGACACCATCCGCATGACAAATACTGTGCTGGATAAACGGGTTTCTTCGAGCAAGCCGGATCGCGGGATTGTTTCAACGCAATGGGAAGGGATTAACCAGCACGGTGAGACGGTGATAACCGTGCGCTCGAAGGCGCTGTTTGGGCTGCGCCATCCGGGTGCGGCATCTGCGTGA
- a CDS encoding acyl-CoA dehydrogenase family protein yields MDFTFTGEQQQFSDALRRYLDKHYGFEARQAIVHSPEGISDIHWRAFTELGLTALPVPEAQGGFSGSAIDMLVVMQALGRSLVIEPYWATAVGVEALRLTATGAVADAQWLEQVAQGQCRLAVAFHEPRARYDLFSLMTVATQQDGQMVLNGVKAIVQHGAQADAWIVPARLGSGEGEIALFIVARDAVGAEALDYRTIDGQRASTLTLRNTPGRRLESSESAAAILEKIADYGVMLLCAEAVGVLDALNHATLEYTKTRQQFGGSIARFQALQHRMVDMLIHAEQARSITYLAAMRYADTDADVRRQAISAAKVRVGQAARFVGQQAVQLHGGMGVTDEVAAAHMFKRLTIIETTLGDVDHHLARFAALPGFACAEV; encoded by the coding sequence ATGGACTTTACGTTTACCGGCGAACAGCAACAATTCTCCGACGCGCTGCGCCGTTACCTCGACAAACACTATGGCTTTGAGGCTCGTCAGGCCATCGTGCATTCGCCGGAAGGCATCTCGGATATTCACTGGCGGGCGTTCACTGAGCTAGGTTTGACCGCGTTGCCGGTGCCAGAAGCACAGGGCGGCTTTAGCGGTAGTGCAATTGACATGCTGGTGGTGATGCAGGCACTCGGGCGCTCATTGGTGATTGAGCCGTACTGGGCCACGGCTGTAGGCGTCGAAGCGCTACGCTTGACAGCAACCGGTGCCGTGGCCGACGCGCAATGGCTGGAACAAGTGGCGCAAGGCCAATGCCGTCTGGCAGTCGCATTTCATGAGCCACGTGCGCGTTATGACCTGTTTTCATTGATGACGGTTGCGACTCAACAAGATGGACAGATGGTGTTGAATGGCGTCAAGGCAATCGTGCAGCATGGTGCCCAGGCCGATGCCTGGATTGTGCCGGCGCGTCTGGGCAGTGGCGAGGGCGAGATCGCACTGTTCATCGTCGCCCGCGACGCTGTGGGTGCTGAGGCGCTGGACTACCGCACGATAGATGGCCAGCGGGCATCGACACTAACGCTGCGTAATACGCCCGGGCGTCGGCTGGAGAGCTCGGAAAGCGCTGCCGCAATCCTCGAAAAAATTGCTGATTACGGCGTGATGCTGCTATGTGCGGAAGCCGTGGGCGTGCTCGATGCGTTAAACCATGCGACGCTCGAATATACGAAGACACGCCAGCAATTTGGTGGCTCGATTGCCCGTTTTCAGGCGTTGCAGCATCGCATGGTCGACATGCTGATTCACGCTGAGCAGGCTCGCTCAATCACTTACCTGGCCGCGATGCGCTACGCCGATACCGATGCTGATGTTCGGCGTCAGGCAATTTCGGCGGCGAAGGTGCGAGTGGGTCAAGCGGCCCGCTTTGTTGGCCAGCAGGCGGTGCAGTTGCATGGCGGCATGGGGGTGACCGATGAAGTCGCGGCGGCGCATATGTTCAAACGTTTAACGATTATCGAAACCACACTCGGTGATGTGGATCATCATCTGGCGCGGTTTGCTGCGCTGCCAGGCTTCGCGTGTGCCGAAGTCTGA
- a CDS encoding acyl-CoA dehydrogenase family protein yields the protein MDLNYSPADDAFRADIRAWLEDNLPHALRDKVLKHKRLNRDDFASWHRCLSTRGWSAPAWPREYGGPGWNPTQRHIWDEECARLGAPPVLPFGVSMVAPVLMKYGSEAQKQRYLPRILDGTDWWCQGYSEPGSGSDLASLRTRAERKDDHYLVNGQKTWTTLAQHADMMFCLVRTDSGVKKQEGISFLLIDMKTPGITVRPIAMLDEDREVNEVFFEDVKVPLDHLVGEENRGWTYAKYLLGHERTGIARVGQSKRELVFLKRLALEQRKNGQPLLHDPVFAAKVAALEIELMALEITVQRVVASETEGRGPGPEASMLKIKGTEVQQGLTELMVDAIGPLAAPFDVPFLEGERTHALSGDDDAAPLAAYYFNYRKTSIYGGSNEIQKNIIAQMILGL from the coding sequence ATGGACCTGAATTATTCCCCCGCCGACGACGCATTCCGCGCCGACATCCGCGCTTGGCTTGAAGACAACTTGCCTCACGCGCTCCGTGACAAAGTTCTAAAACACAAACGATTAAACCGCGATGATTTCGCTAGCTGGCACCGTTGCTTAAGCACGCGAGGCTGGTCTGCGCCTGCCTGGCCGCGCGAATACGGCGGTCCAGGATGGAACCCGACGCAACGGCACATCTGGGATGAAGAGTGTGCCCGGCTCGGTGCGCCGCCTGTGCTGCCGTTCGGGGTGTCTATGGTGGCACCGGTATTGATGAAGTACGGCAGCGAAGCCCAAAAGCAACGTTATTTGCCCCGCATTCTTGATGGCACCGACTGGTGGTGTCAGGGCTATTCCGAACCCGGTTCAGGCTCGGATCTCGCCTCGCTGCGCACACGCGCTGAGCGTAAAGATGACCACTATCTCGTCAATGGCCAGAAAACCTGGACAACTCTGGCGCAGCATGCGGACATGATGTTTTGTCTGGTGCGCACAGATAGCGGCGTGAAGAAGCAGGAAGGCATTTCGTTTTTATTGATCGACATGAAGACCCCGGGCATTACGGTTCGCCCGATTGCGATGCTTGATGAAGATCGTGAGGTTAACGAAGTATTTTTCGAAGATGTGAAAGTACCGCTGGATCATCTGGTGGGCGAAGAAAACCGCGGCTGGACCTATGCGAAATATCTTCTTGGACACGAGCGTACTGGCATCGCCCGCGTGGGTCAGTCGAAACGCGAGCTGGTATTTCTCAAGCGTTTAGCGCTTGAACAGCGCAAAAATGGCCAGCCGCTGCTGCACGATCCGGTGTTCGCGGCCAAGGTCGCAGCACTTGAAATCGAGCTAATGGCGCTTGAGATTACCGTGCAACGTGTCGTTGCCAGCGAGACGGAGGGCCGTGGGCCAGGTCCTGAAGCGTCGATGCTAAAGATCAAGGGTACCGAGGTGCAGCAGGGGCTGACTGAGTTAATGGTCGATGCTATTGGCCCGCTCGCAGCGCCATTCGATGTGCCGTTTCTGGAGGGTGAACGCACCCATGCGCTGAGCGGTGATGACGATGCCGCGCCACTCGCGGCGTATTACTTCAATTACCGGAAGACGTCGATTTACGGCGGCTCTAACGAAATTCAGAAGAACATCATCGCGCAGATGATTCTTGGGCTTTAA
- a CDS encoding DUF1178 family protein, whose translation MKVLDLQCSNGHGFEGWFASTDYFTSQLFAGLVACPVCNATDVSRMPSAPRLNLSGAAEVSASNMKNAQKSEQQAQVLRALREVLEKTEDVGDRFAEEARRIHYCETPARMIRGVTTREDAIALVEEGIEVMPLPVPAALKKPLQ comes from the coding sequence ATGAAGGTTCTTGATTTGCAGTGCTCGAATGGTCATGGGTTTGAAGGCTGGTTTGCCTCGACTGACTACTTCACGTCACAGTTGTTTGCCGGGCTGGTGGCATGTCCGGTATGCAATGCGACAGACGTGAGCCGTATGCCATCGGCCCCCCGGTTGAATTTGTCGGGTGCAGCCGAAGTATCGGCTTCGAACATGAAAAACGCGCAGAAAAGCGAACAGCAGGCTCAAGTGTTGCGCGCTTTGCGTGAAGTGCTGGAGAAAACCGAGGACGTGGGCGACCGCTTCGCCGAGGAAGCACGACGTATTCACTACTGTGAAACGCCTGCTCGCATGATTCGCGGTGTGACCACACGCGAAGATGCGATCGCTCTGGTCGAAGAAGGCATCGAAGTGATGCCGTTGCCGGTTCCTGCTGCGTTGAAGAAGCCTTTGCAGTAG
- a CDS encoding NUDIX domain-containing protein has translation MAELPNHDAALTETCLSRDTLHQGTFLTLKRDTVRLPDGQPATREYVQHPGAVMVIPLFDDGSVLLESQYRYPVGQVMVEYPAGKLDPDEDALACARRELLEETGYSAREFHYLTRIHPVISYSTEFIDIYLARGLSAGEQKLDDGEFLELFTASVADVSEWVRAGKITDVKTIIGTFWLEKVLSGVWPLDGHARSASFDGQASC, from the coding sequence ATGGCTGAATTACCCAATCACGATGCAGCTCTCACCGAGACCTGCTTGAGCCGCGACACGCTGCATCAAGGCACATTTCTGACGCTCAAGCGCGACACAGTGCGCTTGCCAGATGGTCAGCCGGCCACGCGTGAATATGTGCAGCATCCGGGCGCGGTGATGGTGATCCCACTATTCGATGATGGCAGTGTGCTGCTGGAAAGCCAGTATCGCTATCCGGTGGGCCAGGTCATGGTCGAATATCCAGCTGGCAAACTTGATCCCGATGAAGATGCGTTGGCATGCGCCAGACGGGAGCTACTTGAAGAAACGGGTTATAGCGCGCGAGAGTTTCATTACCTCACGCGCATTCATCCAGTTATTTCTTATTCGACAGAATTCATTGATATTTACCTGGCACGTGGTTTGAGTGCCGGTGAGCAGAAGCTCGATGACGGTGAGTTTCTTGAACTGTTCACGGCGAGTGTGGCGGATGTATCCGAATGGGTTCGTGCCGGCAAGATCACGGATGTGAAAACTATCATCGGAACCTTCTGGCTGGAAAAGGTGCTGTCTGGTGTCTGGCCATTGGATGGCCACGCCCGTTCGGCCAGTTTCGATGGTCAAGCTAGTTGCTGA
- a CDS encoding DUF2818 family protein has product MSAAGWFIVLLALIGANLPFLNQRLLAVVPLKTPKKNAWIRIAELILLYFVVGVLGFWLEARAGNRFEQGWQFYAITFSLFVVFAFPGFTFQYLVKRR; this is encoded by the coding sequence ATGTCCGCCGCTGGCTGGTTTATCGTTCTGTTGGCGCTGATCGGCGCCAACCTGCCTTTTCTGAATCAGCGGCTGCTTGCAGTGGTGCCGCTGAAGACGCCCAAAAAAAATGCGTGGATCAGGATTGCCGAACTGATCCTGCTGTATTTCGTGGTGGGTGTGTTGGGTTTCTGGCTTGAAGCTCGTGCTGGTAACCGTTTTGAGCAGGGCTGGCAGTTTTACGCGATCACCTTTAGCCTCTTTGTCGTCTTCGCGTTTCCTGGTTTTACTTTTCAATATCTCGTCAAACGTCGCTGA
- the nuoN gene encoding NADH-quinone oxidoreductase subunit NuoN → MQNAPMSALLPDALIMLAVVVAWLNDTFAGHAGRRITYFIALVSTVVAGIWFAINAFDPQTHYFFSRMYVVDSFASAMKAVVSLGYAVSIVYSRKYLEDRDLFRGEFFLLGMFSLLGQLVMISGNNFLTLYLGLELMSLSLYAAIALRRNAPQSNEAAMKYYVLGALASGFLLYGISMLYGATGSLELNEVLKAVASGRINDAVLLFGVIFVVAGVAFKMGAVPFHMWVPDVYQGAPTAMTLMVGGGPKVAAFAWGLRFLVMGLLPLAVDWQEMLVILAALSMIVGNITGIVQRNIKRMLAYSAISNMGFVLLGLLAGVVDGKTGAAAGAYSSAMFYSIVYLMTTLGTFGVVMLLARRDFEADTIDDFKGLNQRSPVFAFVMMVMMFSLAGIPPAVGFYAKLAVLEATMNAGLTWLALLAVVTSLFGAFYYLRIVKLMYFDAPADTTPIHANACKRTLLVLNGIAVLALGIIPGPLMTVCLQVISHTLPL, encoded by the coding sequence ATGCAAAACGCCCCTATGAGTGCTCTGTTACCTGATGCACTAATCATGCTTGCTGTCGTCGTCGCATGGCTCAACGACACGTTCGCTGGTCATGCTGGCCGTCGCATCACGTATTTCATCGCGCTGGTTTCAACCGTTGTCGCCGGCATCTGGTTTGCGATTAACGCGTTCGACCCGCAAACGCATTACTTCTTCTCGCGCATGTATGTGGTGGATTCATTCGCCAGTGCAATGAAAGCGGTGGTGTCGCTGGGATACGCGGTGTCGATTGTTTACTCGCGTAAATATCTCGAAGACCGGGATTTGTTCCGCGGAGAGTTCTTTTTGCTCGGCATGTTCTCGTTGCTTGGGCAATTGGTGATGATTTCGGGCAACAACTTCCTGACGCTGTATCTGGGTCTGGAGTTGATGTCGCTGTCGCTGTATGCCGCGATCGCGCTGCGCCGTAATGCGCCGCAATCGAATGAAGCGGCGATGAAGTATTACGTGCTGGGTGCGCTGGCTTCCGGGTTTCTGCTTTACGGGATTTCGATGCTGTATGGCGCGACCGGTTCGCTTGAGCTGAACGAGGTGCTGAAAGCCGTTGCATCTGGACGCATTAACGATGCGGTCTTGCTCTTTGGCGTGATCTTTGTCGTCGCGGGTGTCGCCTTCAAGATGGGTGCCGTGCCGTTCCATATGTGGGTGCCAGACGTCTATCAGGGTGCACCAACTGCGATGACGCTGATGGTTGGCGGCGGTCCGAAAGTCGCTGCGTTCGCATGGGGGCTGCGCTTTCTCGTCATGGGTTTGTTGCCGCTCGCGGTCGACTGGCAGGAAATGCTGGTGATCCTGGCTGCGCTGTCGATGATCGTTGGCAATATCACCGGTATCGTTCAGCGCAACATCAAGCGCATGCTCGCGTACTCCGCGATTTCAAACATGGGTTTTGTGCTGCTTGGTCTGCTGGCCGGAGTGGTGGATGGCAAAACGGGCGCGGCTGCCGGTGCGTATAGCTCAGCGATGTTCTACAGCATCGTGTACCTGATGACGACACTAGGCACCTTCGGTGTCGTGATGTTACTGGCTCGCCGTGATTTCGAAGCGGACACGATTGATGATTTCAAGGGTCTGAATCAACGCAGTCCAGTCTTTGCGTTTGTGATGATGGTCATGATGTTTTCACTCGCGGGCATTCCGCCAGCAGTTGGTTTTTACGCCAAGCTGGCCGTGCTTGAAGCGACGATGAATGCCGGCCTGACCTGGCTGGCGCTGCTGGCGGTAGTGACGTCACTCTTTGGCGCGTTTTACTACCTGCGTATCGTCAAGCTGATGTACTTCGATGCACCGGCCGACACCACGCCGATTCACGCCAATGCCTGCAAGCGCACGTTGCTGGTGCTGAATGGCATTGCGGTGCTGGCACTGGGGATCATCCCTGGCCCACTGATGACGGTTTGCCTCCAGGTCATCTCGCATACATTGCCACTCTGA
- a CDS encoding NADH-quinone oxidoreductase subunit M has protein sequence MHAYPILSIAIWLPILFGLLVLAIGSDKNPAPARWLALAGSILSFIVTIPLITDFDASTADLQFVEKANWIERFNITYHLGVDGISMWFVVLTALITVIVVVAAWEVITKNVAQYLAAFLILSGIMVGVFSAADGMLFYVFFEATLIPMYIIIGVWGGANRVYAAFKFFLYTLMGSLLMLIALLYLYTQTGTFDLATWQHLQIGMTPQILLFIAFFMAFAVKVPMWPVHTWLPDAHVEAPTGGSVVLAAIMLKLGAYGFLRFSLPITPDASHFLAPVIITLSLIAVIYIGLIALVQTDMKKLVAYSSIAHMGFVTLGFFIFNQLGVEGAIVQMISHGFVSGAMFLCIGVLYDRMHSRQIADYGGVVNQMPKFAALVMLFSMANCGLPGTSGFVGEFMVILAAVQYNFWIAAGAAFTLILGAAYTLWMYKRVYFGPVKNDQVKKLRDINRREFSMLAVLAVLTLFMGLYPKPFTDVMHVSVENLLSHVAQSKLPLSQ, from the coding sequence ATGCACGCTTATCCGATTCTCAGTATTGCGATCTGGTTGCCGATTCTGTTCGGTTTGCTGGTTCTCGCCATTGGTTCTGACAAAAATCCTGCCCCCGCACGGTGGCTGGCGCTGGCTGGTTCGATTCTCAGCTTTATCGTGACGATTCCGTTGATAACGGATTTCGATGCCAGCACCGCTGATCTGCAGTTCGTCGAAAAGGCGAACTGGATTGAGCGCTTCAACATCACGTATCACCTCGGTGTCGATGGCATTTCGATGTGGTTTGTCGTGCTGACTGCGCTGATTACGGTGATCGTGGTGGTGGCCGCATGGGAAGTCATCACGAAAAATGTGGCGCAATACCTGGCCGCTTTTCTGATCTTGTCCGGGATCATGGTCGGTGTGTTTAGCGCGGCCGATGGCATGCTGTTTTATGTGTTCTTCGAAGCTACGCTGATTCCGATGTACATCATCATCGGTGTCTGGGGTGGAGCGAACCGGGTGTATGCCGCGTTCAAGTTCTTCCTCTATACGCTGATGGGCTCACTGCTCATGCTGATCGCGCTGCTGTATCTGTACACACAGACTGGCACGTTTGATCTCGCTACCTGGCAACACCTCCAGATCGGCATGACGCCCCAGATCCTGCTGTTCATAGCCTTTTTCATGGCGTTTGCTGTGAAAGTGCCAATGTGGCCGGTTCATACGTGGCTGCCAGACGCACACGTGGAAGCGCCAACTGGCGGCTCCGTGGTGCTTGCCGCAATCATGCTGAAGCTCGGTGCGTATGGTTTCCTGCGTTTTTCGCTGCCCATTACGCCAGATGCCAGCCATTTTCTGGCACCGGTAATCATCACGCTGTCGCTGATCGCGGTGATTTACATCGGTCTGATCGCGCTGGTGCAGACCGACATGAAAAAGCTGGTGGCGTATTCGTCGATTGCGCACATGGGCTTTGTCACGCTCGGGTTTTTCATCTTCAACCAGTTGGGCGTTGAAGGCGCGATCGTTCAGATGATCTCGCACGGCTTTGTCTCAGGCGCGATGTTCCTGTGTATCGGAGTGCTGTATGACCGCATGCATTCACGTCAGATTGCGGATTACGGCGGTGTGGTGAACCAGATGCCAAAGTTTGCTGCGCTGGTGATGCTGTTTTCCATGGCGAACTGTGGCTTGCCAGGCACATCGGGTTTCGTCGGTGAATTTATGGTGATTCTGGCGGCGGTGCAGTACAACTTCTGGATCGCAGCGGGTGCCGCTTTCACGCTGATTCTCGGTGCGGCCTACACGCTCTGGATGTACAAGCGCGTGTACTTCGGCCCGGTGAAGAACGATCAAGTGAAAAAACTGCGCGATATCAACCGCCGCGAGTTTTCCATGCTGGCCGTGCTGGCTGTGCTGACGCTTTTCATGGGTCTGTATCCGAAGCCTTTCACCGATGTGATGCACGTTTCCGTGGAAAACCTCCTCTCCCACGTCGCGCAGTCCAAGCTGCCGTTGTCACAGTAA
- the nuoL gene encoding NADH-quinone oxidoreductase subunit L → MSTTLNENLLLAVPLAPLAGSLIAGLFGKAVGRAGAHTVTILGVAISFILSAFVFWDVLHGASFNATIYEWMTVGKMKFEVGFLVDSLTAMMMCVVTFVSLMVHIYTIGYMAEEDGYQRFFSYISLFTFSMLMLVMSNNLLQLFFGWEAVGLVSYLLIGFYFTRESAIYANMKAFLVNRVGDFGFLLGIGLLFAYAGSMNYGDVFAQRTELAAMSFPGTDWGLLTVACICLFIGAMGKSAQFPLHVWLPDSMEGPTPISALIHAATMVTAGIFMVTRMSPLFELSDAALSFVTVIGAITALFMGFLGIVQNDIKRVVAYSTLSQLGYMTVALGVSAYPVAVFHLMTHAFFKALLFLGAGSVIIGMHHDQDMRNMGGLRKYMPITWITSLMGSLALIGTPFFSGFYSKDSIIDAVKLSHLPGSGFAYFAVIASVFVTALYSFRMYFLVFHGEERFRNPPVKNAAHGAEAAAHGEDAHGHDDHHGHGVHVPHETPWVVWLPLVLLAIPSVVIGAIAVGPMLFGDFFQHGVAFDKVIFIGENHPALHEMAEEFHGWMAMGLHSISTLPLWLAFAGVVTAWFLYLKRPDLPAVIRRAFSPVYTLLDNKYYLDKINEVVFAKGAVVLGRGLWKEGDVVVIDGIVNGSARFIGWFAGVIRFLQTGYIYHYAFAMIIGMLGLLTLFVTLGGK, encoded by the coding sequence ATGTCAACGACACTCAATGAAAACCTGCTGCTGGCGGTCCCGCTTGCACCGCTCGCTGGCTCGCTGATCGCGGGGTTGTTCGGGAAAGCGGTTGGGCGTGCAGGAGCCCATACGGTCACGATTCTCGGCGTGGCGATTTCTTTCATCCTTTCGGCCTTCGTGTTTTGGGACGTGCTGCATGGCGCGAGCTTCAACGCGACCATCTACGAATGGATGACCGTCGGCAAGATGAAGTTCGAAGTGGGCTTCCTCGTTGATTCGCTAACCGCGATGATGATGTGCGTCGTGACTTTCGTGTCGCTGATGGTGCATATCTACACGATTGGTTATATGGCGGAAGAGGACGGCTATCAGCGGTTTTTCTCGTATATCTCGTTGTTTACGTTTTCGATGCTGATGCTCGTGATGAGCAACAACCTCTTGCAGCTGTTCTTCGGCTGGGAAGCGGTGGGCCTCGTGTCGTATCTGCTGATCGGGTTTTACTTCACACGTGAAAGTGCGATCTACGCCAACATGAAAGCCTTTTTGGTGAACCGGGTTGGCGACTTCGGCTTTTTGCTGGGTATCGGTTTGCTGTTCGCGTATGCCGGTTCGATGAACTACGGCGATGTGTTTGCACAGCGCACGGAGTTGGCGGCCATGAGCTTTCCCGGCACCGACTGGGGTCTGCTAACGGTGGCCTGTATCTGCTTGTTCATTGGTGCAATGGGTAAGTCGGCCCAGTTCCCGCTGCACGTCTGGCTGCCTGATTCGATGGAAGGCCCAACACCGATTTCCGCGCTGATTCACGCGGCGACGATGGTGACCGCCGGTATTTTCATGGTGACGCGGATGTCGCCATTGTTTGAGCTGTCTGATGCGGCGCTGTCGTTTGTGACGGTGATTGGTGCGATCACGGCGCTTTTCATGGGTTTTCTGGGCATCGTTCAGAACGACATCAAGCGTGTGGTGGCGTATTCGACGCTGTCCCAACTGGGTTACATGACGGTGGCACTCGGTGTCTCCGCTTATCCGGTTGCGGTGTTTCACCTGATGACACACGCGTTTTTCAAGGCGTTACTGTTCCTCGGTGCGGGGTCGGTCATTATCGGCATGCACCACGATCAGGACATGCGCAACATGGGTGGGCTGCGCAAGTACATGCCGATAACGTGGATCACCTCTCTAATGGGTTCGCTGGCGTTGATCGGTACACCGTTCTTTTCCGGCTTTTACTCAAAAGATTCGATTATTGATGCGGTAAAGCTGTCGCATTTACCGGGTTCTGGTTTTGCCTATTTCGCGGTGATTGCCAGTGTGTTTGTTACCGCGCTGTATTCGTTCCGGATGTATTTCCTGGTGTTTCATGGCGAGGAGCGTTTCCGTAATCCGCCAGTCAAAAATGCCGCTCACGGTGCCGAAGCAGCCGCGCATGGTGAAGACGCGCACGGCCACGATGACCATCACGGCCATGGCGTACATGTGCCGCATGAAACTCCATGGGTAGTGTGGCTGCCGCTGGTACTGCTAGCGATTCCTTCTGTGGTGATCGGTGCGATTGCCGTGGGGCCGATGCTGTTTGGCGATTTCTTCCAGCATGGCGTGGCTTTCGACAAGGTTATTTTCATCGGCGAAAACCATCCGGCATTGCATGAGATGGCCGAAGAGTTCCATGGCTGGATGGCGATGGGCTTGCACTCGATCTCGACGTTGCCGCTCTGGCTGGCGTTTGCTGGTGTCGTCACCGCCTGGTTCCTTTATTTGAAGCGGCCTGACTTGCCAGCGGTGATCCGCCGCGCGTTCTCGCCGGTCTATACGCTGCTCGACAACAAGTATTACCTCGACAAGATCAACGAAGTCGTATTCGCCAAAGGAGCGGTCGTGCTTGGCCGTGGGCTCTGGAAAGAAGGTGACGTGGTTGTCATCGACGGCATCGTGAATGGCAGCGCGCGTTTCATTGGCTGGTTCGCCGGCGTGATCCGCTTTCTTCAAACTGGTTACATCTATCACTACGCGTTCGCCATGATTATCGGCATGCTGGGGCTCCTGACCCTGTTTGTAACGCTCGGCGGCAAATAA
- the nuoK gene encoding NADH-quinone oxidoreductase subunit NuoK, translating into MLTLAHYLVLGAILFAISIVGIFLNRRNVIIILMAIELMLLAVNTNFVAFSHYLGDVHGQIFVFFVLTVAAAEAAIGLAILVTLFRSLDTINVEDLDQLKG; encoded by the coding sequence ATGTTGACCCTTGCTCATTACCTCGTCCTCGGCGCGATCCTGTTTGCGATCAGCATCGTTGGCATCTTTTTGAACCGCCGCAACGTCATCATCATCCTGATGGCAATTGAATTGATGCTGCTCGCGGTCAATACCAATTTTGTCGCGTTCTCGCATTATCTCGGCGACGTGCACGGGCAGATTTTCGTGTTTTTCGTGCTGACCGTCGCCGCTGCGGAAGCTGCGATTGGCCTCGCCATTCTGGTGACTCTGTTCCGTAGCCTCGACACGATTAATGTCGAGGATCTCGATCAGCTCAAAGGTTAA